The proteins below come from a single Candidatus Poribacteria bacterium genomic window:
- a CDS encoding GIY-YIG nuclease family protein codes for MKGRSPLNNNEINAKTVKVLAERCWWQKATLKQLALKFKLTEEQVDELRATTEYRTSVFYLMLGQRSAEDFEKWVATYPDMNNRFGRRMGLPPKVVAKMVADVRNAHAAGAVSALNLKKIANPSKKMNLNAEKTIGAGRHSVYLYYDQHKRVRAESKGETFFPCKIGRTTQELHTRIYQQDTTVAAERFKLGLHIKTEDPIFIEQIIHETLKARGQHIDDAPGREWFLTAPSDVERILEKMDKEKQA; via the coding sequence ATGAAAGGCAGAAGTCCCCTGAACAACAACGAGATCAACGCCAAGACCGTCAAAGTCCTCGCGGAACGTTGCTGGTGGCAGAAGGCGACTCTGAAGCAGCTGGCTTTAAAATTCAAACTTACCGAAGAACAGGTCGATGAACTTCGCGCGACGACCGAGTATCGCACCAGTGTCTTTTATCTGATGCTCGGTCAACGCTCCGCAGAGGACTTCGAGAAGTGGGTCGCCACATATCCCGATATGAACAATCGTTTCGGCAGGCGCATGGGGCTGCCCCCGAAGGTCGTTGCGAAAATGGTTGCCGATGTCCGAAACGCACATGCTGCCGGTGCGGTGTCCGCCCTGAACCTCAAAAAGATTGCCAATCCGAGCAAAAAGATGAACCTGAATGCTGAAAAGACGATTGGCGCAGGCAGGCATTCCGTCTACCTTTACTATGACCAACACAAACGCGTCCGTGCCGAATCCAAAGGGGAAACGTTTTTTCCGTGCAAGATCGGTCGGACGACACAAGAACTCCATACCCGAATTTACCAGCAAGACACCACCGTTGCCGCAGAAAGATTCAAACTCGGTCTGCATATCAAAACGGAGGACCCGATCTTCATAGAGCAGATCATCCATGAGACGCTCAAGGCACGAGGGCAACACATCGACGATGCCCCCGGAAGGGAATGGTTTCTGACGGCACCAAGTGATGTGGAACGCATTCTGGAAAAGATGGACAAGGAAAAACAGGCATGA